In Alosa sapidissima isolate fAloSap1 chromosome 4, fAloSap1.pri, whole genome shotgun sequence, the following are encoded in one genomic region:
- the LOC121707529 gene encoding elastase-1-like has product MLRVVLLTVLASLVLAEMPQIVPRYLEDGAEERVVGGEEVNTRGAWPWQISLQWKSENGYRHTCGGTLIRREWVLTAAHCVDSDRVWRVVLGEHSFDTNEGTEQVREVSEVVIHPNWDSRDVAAGFDIALLRLSKDALLNPYVLLGSLPTPDEVLPHEHPCYITGWGLTATGGDISPVLKQALLPAIDHETCSSDSWWSSVVQDTMVCAGGGSDSGCNGDSGGPLNCKVEGKYVVHGVASFVSSSGCNTEMKPTVFTRVSAYLGWMEEIMGEE; this is encoded by the exons ATGCTGAGAGTTGTTCTGCTGACCGTCCTCGCCAGCCTTG TGCTGGCTGAGATGCCCCAGATTGTGCCCAGGTACCTGGAGGATGGCGCTGAGGAGAGGGTGGTCGGAGGAGAGGAAGTCAACACTCGTGGCGCCTGGCCATGGCAG aTCTCCCTCCAGTGGAAGTCTGAGAACGGCTACAGACACACCTGTGGAGGCACTCTGATCAGGAGGGAATGGGTGTTGACCGCTGCTCATTGCGTGGACAG TGATAGGGTCTGGCGTGTGGTGCTTGGAGAGCACAGCTTTGACACTAACGAGGGAACTGAGCAGGTGCGTGAGGTCAGCGAAGTCGTCATCCACCCCAACTGGGACTCCAGGGACGTTGCTGCTGG CTTTGACATTGCCCTGCTGCGCCTGTCCAAGGACGCCCTGCTGAACCCCTACGTGCTGCTCGGCTCCCTGCCCACCCCTGACGAGGTCCTGCCCCACGAGCACCCCTGCTACATCACCGGCTGGGGCCTCACTGCCA ctggTGGTGATATCTCCCCTGTCCTGAAGCAGGCCCTCCTGCCCGCGATTGACCATGAGACCTGCTCCAGTGACAGCTGGTGGAGCAGTGTTGTGCAGGACACCATGGTGTGTGCTGGAGGCGGCAGTGACTCTGGATGCAAC GGAGACTCTGGTGGTCCTCTGAACTGCAAGGTCGAGGGCAAGTACGTGGTGCATGGTGTGGCCAGCTTTGTGTCCTCATCAGGATGCAACACTGAGATGAAGCCCACCGTCTTTACCCGCGTGTCCGCCTACttgggctggatggaggag ATCATGGGAGAGGAATAA
- the LOC121707527 gene encoding butyrophilin-like protein 3 isoform X3, giving the protein MMPLTWMTLCLIPLTAVVTLAAVTPDPELFILTGSEGPVSAPEGSSVTMPCGLSPSSSAVPLQVRWHRPNAFRTPVLLYDNRRVQGEPADPRYRGRVSLVGELEKGNVSLRLENLTLEDMGDYVCYAKSIKWYNEFSIRLKVRVQGNTPVVSSTEGGAGQVIVTCESDGWSPEPTVTWRDRKGTEIHQNYSNIHFLKDEGGLVAVSSWLLYSPSEAEWLSCAVGLSDQERRESRVALRTTTTHTPTHTNGAWKHTLTGVLFFILCGVVIWFAWQHRKDVVRLFSRQRKPTATAVPDETNAECNGYRPESGTNEEQTRSETSAAATESNDVQSKDGLSPDLADSETNTQPDSTAVADATKQRGTTVITTSAGVIVIRIPDVNQSKKHYVNLTLDMKTVPSFLKVQDNKTGILCPDPLKVSATEMRFAHALCEQSFSSGKHYWEVQVHYTDFFGHLKARQSWYVGVCTNTAEQTHRVSLTPRNGFWVLQYEKGTGLFVNTEPPTPVPVSELFQYLGVFLDCDEHTLTFYNSDRNMCLCCLFVTPNKQLIPLISSGVRDKEPVKLRQIQ; this is encoded by the exons ATGATGCCACTCACGTGGATGACTTTGTGCCTGATTCCTTTGACTGCAGTTGTGACAT TAGCTGCTGTGACTCCAGACCCTGAGCTCTTCATTCTGACGGGTTCTGAAGGTCCGGTCTCGGCTCCAGAAGGATCTTCTGTCACTATGCCCTGTGGACTCTCCCCTTCCTCTAGTGCAGTACCTCTGCAGGTGCGCTGGCACCGGCCCAATGCGTTCAGAACCCCGGTTCTGCTGTATGATAACCGACGGGTCCAGGGGGAACCTGCAGACCCTCGGTACCGGGGCCGGGTCTCTCTGGTGGGGGAACTGGAGAAGGGGAACGTGTCCCTCAGACTGGAGAACCTCACTCTGGAGGACATGGGGGATTATGTGTGCTACGCTAAGAGCATCAAATGGTACAATGAATTCAGCATCAGGCTCAAAGTGAGAG tccaaggCAATACTCCAGTTGTCTCATCGACTGAAGGAGGTGCAGGACAGGTGATTGTTACCTGTGAGTCGGATGGCTGGTCTCCAGAGCCAACCGTCACCTGGAGAGATAGAAAAGGAACAGAGATCCATCAGAACTACAGCAACATCCACTTCCTCAAAG ATGAGGGGGGTCTGGTGGCAGTGAGCTCCTGGCTGCTCTACAGTCCCTCTGAGGCCGAGTGGCTCTCCTGCGCTGTGGGTCTGTCtgatcaggagaggagagagagcagggtggCACTACgcaccacaaccacacacacaccaacacacaccaacg GAGCttggaaacacacactcactggtgTGTTATTTTTCATATTATGTGGTGTGGTGATATGGTTTGCTTGGCAACATAGAAAAG ATGTTGTCAGACTTTTCTCACGTCAGAGGAAACCAACAG CAACTGCAGTTCCTGATGAAACAAATGCAG aatgcaatggGTACAGACCAGAGTCAGGCACTAATGAAGAACAGACACGGTCAGAAACATCTGCTGCAGCAA CCGAGTCAAATGATGTGCAGTCCAAGGATGGACTAAGTCCAGACCTGGCTGAttctgaaacaaacacacagccagACAGCACTGCAGTAGCAG ATGCTACTAAACAAAGGGGGACTACAGTCATCACCACCTCCGCAGGGGTCATTGTAATCAGAATACCAG ATGTGAACCAGTCAAAAAAACATTACG TGAATCTGACTCTGGATATGAAGACCGTGCCTTCTTTTCTTAAAGTACAAGATAATAAAACTGGCATCCTCTGCCCTGATCCACTAAAGGTTTCAGCCACAGAGATGAGATTTGCTCATGCTTTATGTGAACAGTCTTTCAGCTCAGGGAAGCACTACTGGGAGGTGCAAGTGCATTATACTGATTTTTTTGGTCATCTTAAGGCAAGGCAGTCGTGGTATGTGGGGGTGTGCACTAACACAgcagaacaaacacacagagtctCTTTAACACCACGGAACGGCTTCTGGGTTCTCCAGTATGAGAAAGGAACTGGACTCTTTGTCAACACTGAACCTCCAACTCCAGTTCCGGTGTCTGAACTATTTCAGTACCTAGGGGTGTTTCTAGACTGTGATGAACACACGCTCACCTTTTACAATTCTGACAGGAATATGTGTCTGTGCTGTTTATTTGTGACACCAAACAAACAACTGATTCCTCTAATCAGCTCAGGAGTTAGAGACAAGGAGCCTGTTAAATTACGCCAAATACAATAA
- the LOC121707527 gene encoding butyrophilin-like protein 3 isoform X2, with protein sequence MMPLTWMTLCLIPLTAVVTLAAVTPDPELFILTGSEGPVSAPEGSSVTMPCGLSPSSSAVPLQVRWHRPNAFRTPVLLYDNRRVQGEPADPRYRGRVSLVGELEKGNVSLRLENLTLEDMGDYVCYAKSIKWYNEFSIRLKVRVQGNTPVVSSTEGGAGQVIVTCESDGWSPEPTVTWRDRKGTEIHQNYSNIHFLKDEGGLVAVSSWLLYSPSEAEWLSCAVGLSDQERRESRVALRTTTTHTPTHTNGAWKHTLTGVLFFILCGVVIWFAWQHRKDVVRLFSRQRKPTATAVPDETNAECNGYRPESGTNEEQTRSETSAAANEWTPLNAESNDVQSKDGLSPDLADSETNTQPDSTAVADATKQRGTTVITTSAGVIVIRIPDVNQSKKHYVNLTLDMKTVPSFLKVQDNKTGILCPDPLKVSATEMRFAHALCEQSFSSGKHYWEVQVHYTDFFGHLKARQSWYVGVCTNTAEQTHRVSLTPRNGFWVLQYEKGTGLFVNTEPPTPVPVSELFQYLGVFLDCDEHTLTFYNSDRNMCLCCLFVTPNKQLIPLISSGVRDKEPVKLRQIQ encoded by the exons ATGATGCCACTCACGTGGATGACTTTGTGCCTGATTCCTTTGACTGCAGTTGTGACAT TAGCTGCTGTGACTCCAGACCCTGAGCTCTTCATTCTGACGGGTTCTGAAGGTCCGGTCTCGGCTCCAGAAGGATCTTCTGTCACTATGCCCTGTGGACTCTCCCCTTCCTCTAGTGCAGTACCTCTGCAGGTGCGCTGGCACCGGCCCAATGCGTTCAGAACCCCGGTTCTGCTGTATGATAACCGACGGGTCCAGGGGGAACCTGCAGACCCTCGGTACCGGGGCCGGGTCTCTCTGGTGGGGGAACTGGAGAAGGGGAACGTGTCCCTCAGACTGGAGAACCTCACTCTGGAGGACATGGGGGATTATGTGTGCTACGCTAAGAGCATCAAATGGTACAATGAATTCAGCATCAGGCTCAAAGTGAGAG tccaaggCAATACTCCAGTTGTCTCATCGACTGAAGGAGGTGCAGGACAGGTGATTGTTACCTGTGAGTCGGATGGCTGGTCTCCAGAGCCAACCGTCACCTGGAGAGATAGAAAAGGAACAGAGATCCATCAGAACTACAGCAACATCCACTTCCTCAAAG ATGAGGGGGGTCTGGTGGCAGTGAGCTCCTGGCTGCTCTACAGTCCCTCTGAGGCCGAGTGGCTCTCCTGCGCTGTGGGTCTGTCtgatcaggagaggagagagagcagggtggCACTACgcaccacaaccacacacacaccaacacacaccaacg GAGCttggaaacacacactcactggtgTGTTATTTTTCATATTATGTGGTGTGGTGATATGGTTTGCTTGGCAACATAGAAAAG ATGTTGTCAGACTTTTCTCACGTCAGAGGAAACCAACAG CAACTGCAGTTCCTGATGAAACAAATGCAG aatgcaatggGTACAGACCAGAGTCAGGCACTAATGAAGAACAGACACGGTCAGAAACATCTGCTGCAGCAA ATGAATGGACACCCCTCAATG CCGAGTCAAATGATGTGCAGTCCAAGGATGGACTAAGTCCAGACCTGGCTGAttctgaaacaaacacacagccagACAGCACTGCAGTAGCAG ATGCTACTAAACAAAGGGGGACTACAGTCATCACCACCTCCGCAGGGGTCATTGTAATCAGAATACCAG ATGTGAACCAGTCAAAAAAACATTACG TGAATCTGACTCTGGATATGAAGACCGTGCCTTCTTTTCTTAAAGTACAAGATAATAAAACTGGCATCCTCTGCCCTGATCCACTAAAGGTTTCAGCCACAGAGATGAGATTTGCTCATGCTTTATGTGAACAGTCTTTCAGCTCAGGGAAGCACTACTGGGAGGTGCAAGTGCATTATACTGATTTTTTTGGTCATCTTAAGGCAAGGCAGTCGTGGTATGTGGGGGTGTGCACTAACACAgcagaacaaacacacagagtctCTTTAACACCACGGAACGGCTTCTGGGTTCTCCAGTATGAGAAAGGAACTGGACTCTTTGTCAACACTGAACCTCCAACTCCAGTTCCGGTGTCTGAACTATTTCAGTACCTAGGGGTGTTTCTAGACTGTGATGAACACACGCTCACCTTTTACAATTCTGACAGGAATATGTGTCTGTGCTGTTTATTTGTGACACCAAACAAACAACTGATTCCTCTAATCAGCTCAGGAGTTAGAGACAAGGAGCCTGTTAAATTACGCCAAATACAATAA
- the LOC121707527 gene encoding butyrophilin-like protein 3 isoform X1 yields the protein MMPLTWMTLCLIPLTAVVTLAAVTPDPELFILTGSEGPVSAPEGSSVTMPCGLSPSSSAVPLQVRWHRPNAFRTPVLLYDNRRVQGEPADPRYRGRVSLVGELEKGNVSLRLENLTLEDMGDYVCYAKSIKWYNEFSIRLKVRVQGNTPVVSSTEGGAGQVIVTCESDGWSPEPTVTWRDRKGTEIHQNYSNIHFLKDEGGLVAVSSWLLYSPSEAEWLSCAVGLSDQERRESRVALRTTTTHTPTHTNGAWKHTLTGVLFFILCGVVIWFAWQHRKDVVRLFSRQRKPTATAVPDETNAECNGYRPESGTNEEQTRSETSAAANEWTPLNESNNVESKEGESPALVNAETNTQPSESNDVQSKDGLSPDLADSETNTQPDSTAVADATKQRGTTVITTSAGVIVIRIPDVNQSKKHYVNLTLDMKTVPSFLKVQDNKTGILCPDPLKVSATEMRFAHALCEQSFSSGKHYWEVQVHYTDFFGHLKARQSWYVGVCTNTAEQTHRVSLTPRNGFWVLQYEKGTGLFVNTEPPTPVPVSELFQYLGVFLDCDEHTLTFYNSDRNMCLCCLFVTPNKQLIPLISSGVRDKEPVKLRQIQ from the exons ATGATGCCACTCACGTGGATGACTTTGTGCCTGATTCCTTTGACTGCAGTTGTGACAT TAGCTGCTGTGACTCCAGACCCTGAGCTCTTCATTCTGACGGGTTCTGAAGGTCCGGTCTCGGCTCCAGAAGGATCTTCTGTCACTATGCCCTGTGGACTCTCCCCTTCCTCTAGTGCAGTACCTCTGCAGGTGCGCTGGCACCGGCCCAATGCGTTCAGAACCCCGGTTCTGCTGTATGATAACCGACGGGTCCAGGGGGAACCTGCAGACCCTCGGTACCGGGGCCGGGTCTCTCTGGTGGGGGAACTGGAGAAGGGGAACGTGTCCCTCAGACTGGAGAACCTCACTCTGGAGGACATGGGGGATTATGTGTGCTACGCTAAGAGCATCAAATGGTACAATGAATTCAGCATCAGGCTCAAAGTGAGAG tccaaggCAATACTCCAGTTGTCTCATCGACTGAAGGAGGTGCAGGACAGGTGATTGTTACCTGTGAGTCGGATGGCTGGTCTCCAGAGCCAACCGTCACCTGGAGAGATAGAAAAGGAACAGAGATCCATCAGAACTACAGCAACATCCACTTCCTCAAAG ATGAGGGGGGTCTGGTGGCAGTGAGCTCCTGGCTGCTCTACAGTCCCTCTGAGGCCGAGTGGCTCTCCTGCGCTGTGGGTCTGTCtgatcaggagaggagagagagcagggtggCACTACgcaccacaaccacacacacaccaacacacaccaacg GAGCttggaaacacacactcactggtgTGTTATTTTTCATATTATGTGGTGTGGTGATATGGTTTGCTTGGCAACATAGAAAAG ATGTTGTCAGACTTTTCTCACGTCAGAGGAAACCAACAG CAACTGCAGTTCCTGATGAAACAAATGCAG aatgcaatggGTACAGACCAGAGTCAGGCACTAATGAAGAACAGACACGGTCAGAAACATCTGCTGCAGCAA ATGAATGGACACCCCTCAATG AGTCGAATAATGTAGAGtccaaggagggagagagtccaGCCTTGGTCAAtgctgaaacaaacacacagcctt CCGAGTCAAATGATGTGCAGTCCAAGGATGGACTAAGTCCAGACCTGGCTGAttctgaaacaaacacacagccagACAGCACTGCAGTAGCAG ATGCTACTAAACAAAGGGGGACTACAGTCATCACCACCTCCGCAGGGGTCATTGTAATCAGAATACCAG ATGTGAACCAGTCAAAAAAACATTACG TGAATCTGACTCTGGATATGAAGACCGTGCCTTCTTTTCTTAAAGTACAAGATAATAAAACTGGCATCCTCTGCCCTGATCCACTAAAGGTTTCAGCCACAGAGATGAGATTTGCTCATGCTTTATGTGAACAGTCTTTCAGCTCAGGGAAGCACTACTGGGAGGTGCAAGTGCATTATACTGATTTTTTTGGTCATCTTAAGGCAAGGCAGTCGTGGTATGTGGGGGTGTGCACTAACACAgcagaacaaacacacagagtctCTTTAACACCACGGAACGGCTTCTGGGTTCTCCAGTATGAGAAAGGAACTGGACTCTTTGTCAACACTGAACCTCCAACTCCAGTTCCGGTGTCTGAACTATTTCAGTACCTAGGGGTGTTTCTAGACTGTGATGAACACACGCTCACCTTTTACAATTCTGACAGGAATATGTGTCTGTGCTGTTTATTTGTGACACCAAACAAACAACTGATTCCTCTAATCAGCTCAGGAGTTAGAGACAAGGAGCCTGTTAAATTACGCCAAATACAATAA